The Neodiprion fabricii isolate iyNeoFabr1 chromosome 4, iyNeoFabr1.1, whole genome shotgun sequence genome window below encodes:
- the LOC124179567 gene encoding rac GTPase-activating protein 1, giving the protein MTSSLSILASHDELVRCTNVLVNGSCEEEFLRFAINQEEMRQKWLASVQECQRLHSALEKSHLESADLERKLSHARRLLDEEKRRRRIVEDQRNSLERQISMVRDLFLHDGGRNLNDETREKLQFLNNTTLNNRSSNVHLKDLHHADKLNTIAELDSTGSLLSDLSCFSKSEDDLDASVMLQQNQKKREWKEHRPSGEYSTKKRRSSIQKAVDLNTSDRIVATTTVVLPKDGPITASSVIEAKPGNENEDPNTQIKQSPHKYRTSADRSRQKSSHMDAKNPLMDVEPSAPKADIMTSGSDSEGVFKPSPNIGGYTLNIKSSRGHTFTAKTVIKPEVCTPCGKRIRFGRVALKCRECRATSHAECKDLVPLPCVPAGNTPTLRGISGTIADYTPMIPPMVPSLVVHCINEVELRGMGEQGLYRVNGGSSDVKCLKDKFLKGKGAPNLSDIDIPTICSTLKDFLRTLREPLITVGLWADFARATAISDKQDADAALYQAISELPQPNRDTLAFLILHLQRVSSSPECKMPITNLAKVFGPTLVGYSCQEPSPNSMLSETKSQVAIVESLLKIPSDYWANFVNSEGLNGVGTPKTGELRHTPSTESLLKRTASRGFFNTPISSSRTFMRKNKKYFATPPSKSGY; this is encoded by the exons ATGACAAGTTCACTGTCGATATTGGCCTCTCACGATGAGCTGGTACGTTGTACCAATGTACTCGTCAACGGATCGTGCGAAGAAG AATTTCTGCGCTTTGCTATCAACCAGGAAGAGATGCGACAAAAATGGTTGGCATCTGTACAGGAATGCCAGCGACTTCATTCTGCTTTGGAAAAATCTCATTTAGAGTCCGCAGATctagaaagaaaattaagtcATGCTCGTCGACTTCTTGACGAGGAAAAACGACGAAGACGTATCGTTGAAGATCAACGTAACTCGTtg GAACGACAAATATCCATGGTTCGTGACTTGTTCCTACATGATGGAGGTAGAAACCTGAATGATGAAACACGTGAAAAGTTGCAATTCCTCAATAATACGACATTAAATAATCGCAGCAGCAACGTTCATCTAAAAGACTTGCATCACGCTGATAA gcTTAATACAATAGCAGAATTGGATTCTACCGGGTCTCTGCTTAGCGATCTgagttgtttttcaaaatcggagGACGACTTGGACGCGAGTGTCATGCTCCAGCAAAATCAAAAGAAACGGGAATGGAAAGAGCACAGACCAAGCGGGGAATATTCAACCAAGAAAAGGCGCAGCAGCATTCAGAAAGCTGTAGACTTGAATACATCAGATCGGATAGTAGCGACAACTACTGTTGTTCTGCCCAAGGATGGACCCATCACGGCGTCTTCTGTGATTGAAGCAAAGCCtgggaatgaaaatgaagatCCAAATACTCAAATAAAACAGAGCCCCCACAAATATCGCACGAGTGCTGACCGCTCCAGACAAAAAAGTTCACACATGGATGCAAAAAATCCATTGATGGACGTGGAG CCTTCAGCTCCAAAAGCTGACATCATGACTTCCGGTTCAGATTCCGAAGGTGTATTTAAGCCCAGCCCTAATATCGGTGGATATACTTTGAACATTAAATCGTCCAGGGGTCACACTTTCACGGCAAAGACTGTTATCAAGCCAGAAGTATGCACTCCTTGTGGCAAACG TATTCGATTCGGACGCGTAGCTTTGAAATGCAGAGAGTGCAGAGCTACTTCTCACGCCGAATGTAAAGACCTAGTACCATTGCCGTGCGTACCTGCAGGAAATACTCCGACTTTGCGTGGTATTTCT GGTACAATTGCAGATTATACCCCCATGATACCACCCATGGTGCCGTCGCTGGTGGTACACTGCATAAATGAGGTCGAACTGAGGGGAATGGGCGAACAAGGTTTATACAGGGTGAATGGCGGTTCGAGCGACGTTAAATGCTTGaaggacaaatttttgaaaggaAAGGGTGCACCCAACCTTTCCGACATTGATATACCGACTATTTGTTCAACTTTGAAAGATTTCTTGAG AACTCTTCGCGAACCTTTGATCACAGTCGGACTATGGGCAGATTTTGCAAGAGCGACGGCCATTTCTGATAAACAGGATGCTGATGCTGCTCTTTACCAAGCGATATCGGAATTACCGCAACCGAATCGCGATACATTAGCATTCTTGATTCTCCATTTGCAGCGAGTGTCGAGCAGTCCAGAATGCAAAATGCCGATCACTAATCTTGCTAAAGTATTCGGACCAACTCTTGTCGGCTATAGCTGCCAGGAACCATCTCCAAACTCAATGCTAAGTGAAACAAAAAGCCAAGTTGCA ATAGTGGAAAGTCTGTTGAAGATTCCGTCAGATTATTGGGCAAATTTTGTCAACTCTGAAGGTCTAAACGGAGTGGGAACACCGAAAACTGGGGAACTTAGACACACTCCGTCTACAGAGTCACTTTTAAAACGAACAGCATCTAGGGGATTTTTCAATACTCCTATCAGTTCAAG CCGAACGTTcatgagaaaaaacaaaaaatactttgCGACACCACCATCAAAAAGCGGGTACTAA